Proteins co-encoded in one Perca flavescens isolate YP-PL-M2 chromosome 11, PFLA_1.0, whole genome shotgun sequence genomic window:
- the upf3a gene encoding regulator of nonsense transcripts 3A: MRWREMRSEKDQMTVGKEKSVVEIQFRDIPREQENIPGNFKPKEEKKEVFTKVVIRRLPPNLSKDQLEEQLSPLPSYDYFEFFPADQSLSPHLFSRAYINFKNNEDILLFRDRFDGYVFIDNKGQEYPAVVEFAPFQKISKKKLKKKDAKSGSIEEDPEYKRFLENYSCDEEKSMANPETLLGEIEAKTRELIAKRTTPLLEYIKNKKIEKQRIREEKREERRRRELEKKRQREDEKRKRREEERRKRKEADKQKKLSDKDIKIKLLKKSDRDDDVDSDRMKDKSDIGETDRGKWEKAGGQTKSKDPKEKSLPESEKEQREQHGRRQRDKDHRGKDEERKRQRHHYEFDKFMRRKDETKWGKGYCQDRAKKEGHHHGYSYCPDIGDKLGKEDREDLGNRKERLRNKDRPAMQLYQPGARNRKRMSSAGKGYDCIPSPESGTEHCYEAVTMATGLEKGFEKSKDEQ; encoded by the exons ATGAGATGGAGAGAAATGAGGTCTGAAAAGGACCAAATGACCGTGGGCAAGGAGAAAAGCGTCGTTGAGATACAATTTAGAGACATCCCGAGAGAACAGGAAAACATCCCTGGCAACTTCAAGCcgaaagaagagaagaaagaggTTTTTACTAAG GTGGTGATTCGAAGGCTTCCACCTAACCTGTCAAAAGACCAGCTAGAGGAACAGCTCAGTCCGCTTCCATCCTATGACTATTTTGAGTTCTTTCCCGCTGATCAAAG TCTTTCTCCCCATTTGTTCTCCAGAGCATATatcaattttaaaaacaatgaagATATCCTTCTGTTCAGGGACCGATTTGATGGCTACGTCTTCATTGACAACAAGG GCCAAGAATATCCTGCAGTGGTGGAGTTTGCTCCCTTCCAGAAAATCTCAAAgaagaagttaaaaaagaaagatgccAAATCCGGGAGCATTGAAGAAG ACCCAGAGTATAAGCGGTTCTTGGAGAATTACTCCTGTGATGAAGAGAAGTCAATGGCCAACCCTGAGACTCTGCTAGGAGAGATAGAGGCCAAGACCAGAGAGCTTATAG CCAAACGGACAACACCACTGTTGGAGTacattaaaaataagaaaattgagaaacag AGAataagagaggagaagagagaagagaggagaagaagagagctTGAAAAGAAACGGCAAAGGGAGGATGAGAAGAGAAAGCGACGAGAGGAGGAGAGACGCAAACGAAAAGAGGCAGATAAGCAGAAGAAATTGTCTGATAAAGACATTAAAATTAAG CTCCTGAAGAAGAGTGACAGGGACGATGACGTGGACTCAGACCGAATGAAGGACAAAAGTGACATcggggagacagacagaggcaaatgggagaaagctggaggacAAACAAAGTCGAAGGACCCCAAAGAAAA AAGTCTGCCTGAAAGTGAAAAGGAGCAGAGAGAGCAGCACGGTCGCAGACAAAGAGATAAGGATCACCGTGGGAAAGATGAAGAGAGGAAACGACAGCGACACCATTATGAGTTTGACAAGTTTATGCGCCGCAAAGATGAGACCAAATGGGGGAAAGGCTACTGCCAGGACAGAGCCAAGAAAGAGGGGCACCATCATGGCTATTCTTACTGTCCTGACATTGGAGACAAACTAGGAAAGGAGGACAGGGAGGACCTGGGTAACAGGAAGGAACGCCTCCGAAACAAG GACCGTCCAGCCATGCAGCTCTATCAGCCAGGCGCACGCAACAGGAAGCGCATGAGCTCAGCAGGCAAAGGCTATGACTGCATCCCCTCACCTGAATCCGGGACCGAGCATTGCTATGAGGCTGTCACTATGGCGACGGGGCTGGAGAAGGGGTTCGAGAAAAGCAAAGATGAACAGTGA
- the p2ry8 gene encoding P2Y purinoceptor 8 codes for MMGNSSKLDNATLSLFMNVNASIAISVIYMIVTTINLVGNGLSMWILIFRTSPKTPSIIFMINLTLTDLALGAALPFQIAYQFQGYNWKLGAKMCSVMTLVFYTNMYCSVLTMMAIGIDRYLGIVWPLLFRQIRKRKSNAVISCILMWGLVLSVLYPLMTTDLTFDIPELNIITCFDVLKKDMLPNVTAWAAFLFSMVFVLFLFPFCVTTFCYISVIRKLAEDSKTTQKKRAIRLAFIVLLVFTLCFAPNNILLLTHTVLRLFYKKSIYMSYKLSLCFSCLNSCLDPFIYYFASKDFRHKLRQIINLQSLSSGDSMKMEQRETLYSAHCTFEGQEREHSKVSLVPKKTTA; via the exons ATGATGGGGAATTCCAGCAAGCTAGACAACGCCACCCTGTCCCTGTTTATGAATGTAAATGCCAGCATTGCCATCTCTGTCATCTACATGATCGTCACTACGATTAACCTGGTAGGAAATGGCCTTTCCATGTGGATCCTCATCTTCCGTACCTCGCCCAAGACCCCCTCCATCATCTTCATGATTAATCTCACCCTCACCGACTTAGCCCTTGGCGCTGCCCTGCCCTTTCAGATCGCCTACCAGTTCCAAGGATACAACTGGAAGTTGGGAGCCAAGATGTGCAG TGTCATGACCCTTGTCTTCTACACCAATATGTACTGTTCCGTCCTCACTATGATGGCCATTGGAATTGACCGCTACCTTGGCATTGTCTGGCCATTGCTGTTCAGGCAGATCAGGAAGAGAAAGTCCAATGCAGTCATCAGCTGCATCCTCATGTGGGGTTTAGTCCTGAGCGTTCTGTACCCGCTGATGACCACAGACCTGACCTTTGACATTCCTGAACTCAACATTATCACATGCTTTGACGTGCTAAAGAAAGACATGCTCCCGAACGTGACTGCCTGGGCGGCCTTTCTCTTCAGCATGGTGTtcgtcctcttcctcttcccatTCTGTGTCACAACATTCTGCTACATCAGTGTCATACGCAAACTGGCCGAAGATTCCAAGACAACCCAGAAAAAGAGAGCGATACGTCTGGCCTTCATTGTTCTCCTGGTCTTCACCTTGTGCTTTGCTCCAAACAACATCCTTCTGTTGACTCACACTGTGCTGAGACTCTTCTATAAGAAGTCTATCTACATGTCCTACaaactgtctctctgtttcagcTGCCTGAATAGCTGCCTCGATCCGTTCATTTACTACTTTGCTTCCAAGGATTTCAGACACAAGCTGAGACAGATAATTAATCTGCAGAGTCTGAGTAGTGGGGACTCAATGAAGATGGAACAAAGAGAGACTTTGTACTCGGCACATTGCACTTTCGAAGGTCAGGAGAGAGAACACAGCAAGGTGTCTTTGGTGCCCAAGAAAACCACAGCATAG